A genomic region of Brevibacillus sp. JNUCC-41 contains the following coding sequences:
- a CDS encoding spore coat protein encodes MEMDFLDPQGAEHMPEMADSSFALDFLLSIKSGIHTYGIALSETANPALRKALYQQMEQSIDLHGELSDLMIRKGWLYPNDLGKQVELDLKSADMAVSIAGMNLFPNDTDRLGMFATPNK; translated from the coding sequence ATGGAAATGGATTTTTTAGATCCTCAAGGTGCTGAACATATGCCGGAAATGGCTGATTCCTCTTTCGCGCTAGATTTTCTACTCTCTATCAAAAGTGGGATTCATACTTATGGTATTGCATTATCAGAAACAGCGAATCCCGCATTGAGAAAAGCACTGTACCAGCAAATGGAGCAATCTATTGATTTACATGGTGAGTTATCCGATTTAATGATCAGGAAGGGCTGGCTTTATCCGAACGATTTAGGTAAACAGGTGGAATTAGATTTGAAATCAGCCGATATGGCGGTTAGTATTGCTGGAATGAATCTTTTCCCGAATGATACTGACAGACTCGGCATGTTCGCAACGCCGAATAAATAA
- a CDS encoding spore coat protein, producing the protein MENESLAFHETMETHEILNFKTIGLMRSKLMQGICFDNDLKALMEKDVQQSIAAINELKGFYTEALTNYEK; encoded by the coding sequence ATGGAAAATGAAAGCTTGGCATTTCATGAAACCATGGAAACGCATGAAATTTTAAATTTTAAAACAATAGGTTTAATGAGATCAAAATTAATGCAAGGAATTTGCTTTGACAATGACTTAAAAGCTTTAATGGAAAAAGACGTACAACAATCCATAGCTGCTATAAACGAGCTAAAGGGTTTTTATACAGAAGCCCTAACAAACTATGAAAAATGA
- a CDS encoding spore coat protein: protein MTNFLQNMAGMSGMTDQVIATDFLISAKSGIRNITFAITETKSPELKAALREQLRVAVERHGEISNYMISKGYYHPHDLSEQLQVDINTANTALNLPQQ from the coding sequence ATGACGAATTTTTTGCAAAATATGGCGGGTATGAGTGGCATGACTGATCAGGTGATTGCAACGGACTTCTTAATATCCGCAAAATCAGGAATAAGAAATATTACATTTGCCATTACAGAAACAAAATCACCTGAATTGAAAGCAGCCTTAAGAGAACAGCTTCGTGTCGCTGTAGAAAGACACGGAGAGATAAGTAACTATATGATTTCAAAAGGTTACTATCATCCACATGATTTAAGTGAACAATTACAAGTTGATATAAATACAGCAAATACAGCCCTAAACCTTCCTCAACAATAA
- a CDS encoding YdeI/OmpD-associated family protein translates to MTNSKRNPKVDEFLGKSKKWQEEYETLRNIVLDCDLTEEFKWMHPCYTFEKKNIVLIHGFKEYCALLFHKGALLQDTHGILIQQTENVQGARQIRFTNVQEIVATESILKAYIHEAIEVEKAGLEVKFKDNTEFIVPEELQNKFDEIPALKNAFEALTPGRQRAYILHFSQPKQSKTRESRVEKCMQKILNGKGLKD, encoded by the coding sequence ATGACAAATAGTAAAAGGAATCCTAAGGTTGATGAATTTTTGGGTAAATCCAAAAAGTGGCAGGAAGAATATGAGACGTTGAGAAATATCGTTCTCGACTGTGACCTGACCGAAGAATTTAAATGGATGCATCCCTGTTACACGTTTGAGAAAAAAAACATCGTTTTAATCCATGGATTTAAAGAATATTGTGCGCTTCTATTTCACAAAGGTGCTTTGTTACAGGATACCCATGGGATTCTAATCCAACAAACGGAGAATGTACAGGGGGCGCGCCAGATTCGGTTCACCAATGTTCAAGAAATAGTTGCAACGGAATCCATTCTGAAAGCCTATATCCATGAGGCAATTGAAGTTGAAAAAGCCGGTTTGGAAGTGAAGTTTAAAGATAATACAGAATTCATAGTTCCAGAAGAACTTCAAAATAAATTCGATGAAATCCCTGCTTTGAAAAATGCTTTTGAAGCATTGACCCCGGGACGGCAAAGAGCATACATTCTTCATTTTTCTCAACCCAAACAATCCAAAACTCGAGAATCAAGAGTTGAAAAATGCATGCAGAAAATTCTCAATGGAAAGGGATTAAAAGATTAG
- a CDS encoding SRPBCC family protein produces MTLTVSQDFNFKSPIEKVWLALTDANTLAKWVMANDIKPIVGHKFQFRNEQWNLIIDSEVLEVEEPYKLSYTWVGGGINTTVTWTLKHEDGTTYLHLDQAGFEKEDQAFNGAKYGWAKMGEDLKKVLGEM; encoded by the coding sequence ATGACTTTAACAGTATCACAAGATTTTAATTTTAAGAGCCCGATCGAGAAAGTATGGCTCGCCTTAACAGATGCAAATACTCTTGCGAAATGGGTAATGGCTAATGATATTAAACCTATAGTTGGCCATAAATTCCAGTTTCGGAATGAACAGTGGAATTTAATTATAGATTCCGAAGTTCTTGAAGTGGAGGAACCTTATAAGTTATCCTACACTTGGGTAGGTGGTGGGATAAACACTACAGTCACATGGACATTAAAGCACGAGGACGGAACAACTTACTTACATCTTGATCAAGCAGGATTCGAAAAAGAAGATCAAGCGTTCAATGGTGCGAAATATGGTTGGGCGAAAATGGGCGAAGATCTTAAAAAAGTGTTAGGGGAAATGTAA